The genomic window GCAGCACGTCCATCACGTCACCGAGACCGGCGATCAGGCCCAGGGCGAGGGCGGCGAAGTAGTACGCGATCTCGTGCTGGCTGATCTCGTCGGACCGGAGCCGGATGATCGACAGGACGCCGAAGAGGCCCAGTCCGAGCCCGGCGCCGACGGCGGTGTTGCCGAGGACGATGGAGACCGCGAGAACGCCGATGTTCACGCCCAGGAAGGCGGTGACCAGGTCCCGCCGGCGGTGCCGCGGAAAATAGACACCGAAGGTCAGAACGAGGATCGCGACGAGATCCGCGGCTACGGCGAGCAACATGGTCACTTGGGGGCTTCCTTCAGGTGGTGTTCATCAGGTGTT from Actinoplanes derwentensis includes these protein-coding regions:
- a CDS encoding DUF4956 domain-containing protein, which translates into the protein MLLAVAADLVAILVLTFGVYFPRHRRRDLVTAFLGVNIGVLAVSIVLGNTAVGAGLGLGLFGVLSIIRLRSDEISQHEIAYYFAALALGLIAGLGDVMDVLHLGLMALVIAALWLGDHPALFRRHRNQLVRLDVAYTDEAALKTHLETMLGGQVTTMVIKQVDMVNDSTLVEVRWIAAASRIRTELGPQMERVNAR